In Hemiscyllium ocellatum isolate sHemOce1 chromosome 2, sHemOce1.pat.X.cur, whole genome shotgun sequence, a single window of DNA contains:
- the qng1 gene encoding queuosine salvage protein isoform X2, protein MPLIEERLKVLKEAGNILLEKFDGSFLNCIKKSENSAQKLLQLIVENFPSYRDETIFQGKKVAFYKRAQILIADIWGLLEGKEDGAFHDIASLTIFADYRIPQVLVHLGAMKYSERLMEKLKQGVLFQSGDCEEVEIRGCSIWCVELILRRILELGAEKGCVKAHINSVLIDYFLWDYARDHRKDMADIPIHRVRCIYY, encoded by the exons ATGCCTTTGATTGAAGAACGTCTCAAAGTACTGAAAGAGGCTGGAAATATATTGCTCGAGAAGTTTGATGGTTCATTCCTTAATTGCATTAAAAAGAGTGAAAACAGTGCTCAGAAGCTGCTACAGCTTATAGTGGAAAACTTCCCATCATATAGAGATGAAACTATATTTCAG GGCAAGAAAGTTGCTTTTTACAAAAGAGCACAAATCCTTATAGCGGATATCTGGGGCCTACTTGAAGGGAAGGAGGATGGTGCCTTTCATGACATAGCAAGTCTGACTATATTTGCAGACTACAGAATTCCTCAAGTACTTGTCCACCTTGGAGCCATGAAATACTCAGAAAGACTAATGGAGAAACTTAAACAAG GTGTCTTGTTCCAATCAGGGGATTGTGAAGAGGTGGAGATTCGAGGCTGCTCCATTTGGTGTGTTGAGTTAATATTGCGTCGCATTCTGGAACTTGGAGCAGAGAAAGGATGTGTCAAAGCACACATCAATTCTGTTTTGATCGATTACTTCTTGTGGGACTATGCTAGAGATCACCGAAAGGACATGGCAGACATTCCTATCCATCGTGTTCGCTGCATCTATTACTAA